From the Psychrilyobacter piezotolerans genome, one window contains:
- the cmk gene encoding (d)CMP kinase, translating to MSFIVAVDGPAGSGKSTISKMVAKKYRLTYLDTGAMYRMIAFTSIRDGVDLDNIEEVVNLLDRVNIDMKDGKFYVDGDDVSLEIRTPEVTAIVSKVAAIREVRVKLVDLQRKISEGKDVILDGRDIGTVVFTNADLKIFLVASPEERAKRRVLDFKNKGIDEKFEDVLSEIIRRDEFDSNRKESPLKKAEDAVEIDTSFMNIDEVVGAISELVEEKR from the coding sequence ATGAGTTTTATAGTAGCAGTAGATGGCCCGGCGGGATCGGGAAAGAGCACCATATCAAAGATGGTAGCAAAAAAATATAGACTAACGTATCTGGATACAGGGGCTATGTATAGGATGATAGCCTTTACATCCATAAGGGACGGGGTAGATTTAGATAATATAGAAGAGGTCGTGAACCTGCTGGACAGAGTAAATATAGATATGAAAGATGGTAAATTTTATGTGGACGGGGACGATGTGAGCTTAGAGATAAGAACTCCTGAGGTTACTGCAATAGTATCTAAAGTAGCTGCCATAAGGGAAGTCAGAGTAAAGCTGGTGGATCTTCAAAGAAAAATATCGGAAGGAAAGGATGTTATCTTAGATGGAAGGGATATCGGGACAGTGGTATTTACAAATGCGGATCTTAAAATATTTTTAGTTGCGTCTCCAGAGGAAAGGGCTAAAAGAAGAGTTTTGGATTTTAAAAATAAAGGAATCGATGAAAAATTTGAAGATGTTTTGAGTGAAATAATCAGAAGGGATGAATTTGACTCCAACAGAAAGGAAAGTCCGTTAAAAAAAGCTGAAGATGCTGTGGAGATAGATACGAGTTTTATGAATATAGATGAAGTTGTAGGAGCTATATCAGAGCTGGTAGAAGAGAAAAGATAG
- the hslV gene encoding ATP-dependent protease subunit HslV, which translates to MKFRATTILAVKDGDRVAIAGDGQVTFGDTVFKNKAKKIRKFYNNSILAGFAGAAADAFALFDKFENKLDEYGGNLKKASVELAKEWRSDKALRELDAMLIVADKNNLLVLSGTGDVLETDDDIAAIGSGGTYAYAAAKALKRHTQLDPHEVVRESLQIAGEICIYTNTNISVEKLY; encoded by the coding sequence TTGAAATTTAGAGCAACTACGATATTAGCAGTAAAAGACGGAGATAGGGTAGCCATTGCCGGAGATGGGCAGGTAACTTTTGGAGATACCGTATTTAAGAATAAAGCAAAAAAAATAAGAAAATTTTATAATAATTCAATATTGGCAGGGTTTGCAGGAGCGGCTGCAGATGCCTTTGCATTATTTGATAAATTTGAAAATAAATTAGATGAATATGGCGGGAACCTGAAAAAAGCCTCGGTAGAGTTGGCTAAAGAATGGAGGTCGGATAAAGCTTTACGTGAACTGGATGCAATGCTGATAGTAGCAGATAAAAATAATTTATTAGTTTTATCGGGAACTGGAGATGTATTGGAAACTGATGATGACATAGCTGCTATTGGTTCCGGTGGGACCTATGCATATGCGGCGGCCAAAGCGTTGAAAAGACATACACAATTAGATCCCCATGAAGTGGTCCGTGAAAGTCTCCAGATAGCAGGAGAGATATGTATCTATACCAATACAAATATAAGTGTGGAAAAACTATATTAA